From Penicillium digitatum chromosome 5, complete sequence, one genomic window encodes:
- a CDS encoding ATPase, AAA-type, core yields the protein MEPNAVPSAAPSAGDLILQQRTQALQSAQKGDGSLFSQLTSNPLFTAGFGLAGLGAGLTLAQKGVRHGAALLRRRMLVDVEISIKDDSYPWFLHWMTLYQQSQLNAGKAAANTSTYMDRFLQKLTPGMRHLSIQTQKIEHSNGAIHTHFSLIPGPGKHVLRYKNAFVFVNRMRESKSRDIQTGKPWETITLTTLYSQRHIFEDLFTEAHAYAAKGHEGKTTIYNSWGTEWKPFGNPRRKRPLESVVLHEGVKERVMADVEDFISSSSWYHDRGIPYRRGYLLYGPPGTGKSSFIQALAGELDYDIAILNLSERGLTDDRLNHLLTIVPNRTLVLLEDVDAAFSNRREQSDADGYRGANVTFSGLLNALDGVASAEERIIFLTTNHVERLDEALVRPGRVDMTVRLGELTRYQVGCLWDRFYEEVDTDGTYRKLFLGRLQELGLIEDESGHKADRTINTSAAALQGLFLYNKGDMEGAISMAEGLTHSVHTEAVGQDQGRNE from the exons ATGGAGCCAAATGCGGTCCCTAGTGCTGCGCCATCTGCGGGCGACCTGATTCTGCAGCAGAGAACACAGGCACTACAGTCGGCGCAAAAAGGCGACGGAAGTCTCTTCTCGCAGCTCACAAGCAATCCCTTGTTCACAGCC GGATTCGGCCTTGCAGGTCTCGGGGCAGGGTTGACTCTAGCACAGAAAGGCGTTCGACATGGCGCCGCTCTTCTCCGCCGGCGGATGTTGGTGGACGTCGAGATCAGCATCAAAGATGACTCCTACCCGTGGTTCTTACACTGGATGACTCTTTACCAACAATCACAACTCAATGCGGGTAAAGCTGCAGCGAATACCTCCACCTACATGGACCGATTTCTCCAAAAGCTCACGCCCGGCATGCGCCACCTCTCCATTCAAACGCAGAAGATCGAACATTCGAACGGAGCAATTCACACACACTTTTCGCTGATTCCGGGGCCTGGAAAACACGTTTTGCGGTATAAGAATGCGTTTGTCTTCGTCAACCGTATGCGCGAATCGAAGTCTCGCGACATTCAAACCGGAAAGCCGTGGGAGACAATCACCCTTACCACCCTCTACTCCCAACGCCACATCTTTGAAGATCTCTTTACCGAAGCTCATGCATACGCCGCAAAGGGCCACGAAGGCAAAACGACAATCTATAACAGCTGGGGTACCGAGTGGAAACCGTTTGGAAATCCACGCCGGAAGCGTCCATTGGAGTCGGTTGTTCTCCACGAGGGAGTCAAGGAACGGGTTATGGCAGATGTGGAAGACTTCATTTCAAGTTCATCCTGGTATCATGACCGTGGGATTCCATACCGACGAGGATATCTCTTGTACGGTCCTCCGGGGACCGGCAAGAGCTCTTTTATCCAGGCACTGGCGGGCGAGTTGGATTACGACATTGCAATTCTGAACCTGAGCGAGCGCGGCTTAACCGATGACCGGTTAAATCATTTGCTCACAATTGTTCCCAACCGAACGCTAGTTCTGTTGGAAGATGTGGATGCTGCATTCTCGAACCGACGCGAGCAAAGCGACGCAGATGGCTACCGCGGGGCCAATGTAACTTTCTCGGGCCTGCTCAATGCACTTGACGGAGTTGCCAGTGCAGAGGAGCGCATCATTTTCCTTACTACTAACCACGTTGAACGACTCGATGAGGCGTTGGTCCGTCCCGGCCGGGTGGATATGACTGTCCGTTTAGGCGAATTGACTCGTTATCAGGTCGGTTGCCTCTGGGACCGATTCTATGAAGAAGTCGATACCGATGGAACTTATCGCAAACTTTTCTTGGGGCGGCTTCAAGAGCTTGGCTTGATTGAAGATGAATCGGGCCACAAGGCTGATC
- a CDS encoding Zn-dependent hydrolase/oxidoreductase family protein, putative, translated as MSTPTTAAVLYALTVAKSPAKPGPEDVLEKSHHAKSGFQNPWESFRDMDSKDIMQLTILRRLNGKANIPDTTLPTVAVRKPEFLPSRETPKLRATWLGHACYYVEFPSGLRVLFDPVFEARCGPLCGPYSLGPKRFTEPACQVSDIPVIDAVVISHNHYDHLSYPTILKIAKRHPNCHFFAPLGNKSWFHNSGIQNVTELDWWDESDIAMSPTEGMNPQVEPAGKSSTTAEIKARISCLPCQHVTARSPFDKYKTLWASWAIESGGSKVYFAGDTGYRAVDELPEGEDDWDPKYNFPICPAFKQVGEFRGPFDLGLIPIGAYAPRHIFSPAHSDPHDAVRIFKDTKCKQALGMHWGTWVLTEEDVLEPPKKLKEALKKHDLAENGVFDVCEIGESREF; from the exons ATGAGCACTCCAACCACTGCTGCAGTGCTATATGCGCTGACCGTGGCGAAATCCCCGGCTAAGCCTGGCCCAGAAGATGTTTTGGAGAAAAGCCATCATGCAAAAAGTGGATTCCAAAACCCGTGGGA ATCTTTCCGCGATATGGATTCGAAAGATATCATGCAACTGACGAT CCTTCGTCGATTGAACGGCAAAGCGAACATTCCTGATACCACTCTGCCAACAGTTGCCGTTCGCAAGCCCGAATTTCTTCCCAGCCGAGAGACTCCCAAGCTGCGCGCAACTTGGCTTGGACATGCATGCTATTATGTGGAGTTCCCAAGCGGCCTCAGAGTATTATTTGACCCAGTGTTTGAAGCGCGTTGTGGCCCACTCTGCGGACCGTATTCGCTAGGTCCGAAGCGCTTTACTGAGCCTGCGTGTCAAGTTAGTGATATCCCTGTCATCGATGCGGTGGTCATCTCCCACAATCACTACGACCATCTATCTTATCCAACTATCTTAAAAATCGCGAAAAGACATCCCAACTGCCACTTCTTCGCGCCACTAGGCAACAAGTCTTGGTTCCACAATTCAGGCATCCAGAATGTAACCGAGCTGGATTGGTGGGATGAGAGTGATATTGCAATGTCACCCACAGAGGGAATGAACCCCCAGGTTGAACCAGCGGGCAAATCCTCTACCACGGCAGAGATCAAGGCGCGCATCAGTTGCCTGCCTTGTCAGCATGTTACTGCCCGCAGTCCTTTCGACAAATACAAGACCCTTTGGGCTTCCTGGGCCATTGAGTCTGGTGGTAGCAAGGTCTATTTTGCTGG TGATACCGGTTACAGAGCAGTGGATGAGCTACCAGAAGGGGAGGATGATTGGGACCCCAAGTACAATTTCCCCATATGCCCTGCTTTTAAGCAGGTCGGTGAGTTCCGGGGACCATTTGATCTTGGCTTGATCCCCATTGGCGCATATGCTCCTCGTCATATTTTCAGTCCAGCACACTCTGACCCCCATGATGCCGTTCGTATCTTCAAAGACACCAAGTGCAAACAGGCACTGGGCATGCACTGGGGCACTTGGGTACTTACTGAGGAGGATGTGCTTGAACCTCCTAAGAAGCTAAAGGAAGCGCTGAAAAAACATGATCTTGCGGAGAATGGTGTTTTTGATGTTTGTGAGATTGGTGAGAGCCGGGAGTTCTGA
- a CDS encoding T-complex protein 1, gamma subunit (Cct3), putative: protein MQAPVVVMNTNSGERQVGRKAQMSNITAAKTVADIIRSCLGPKAMLKMLLDPMGGIVLTNDGHAILREIEVSHPAAKSMIELSRTQDEEVGDGTTTVIILAGEMLAQAIPQLERNIHPVVIIQAFKRALADALQIVEDVSTPVDVQDDKAMYSLIQSSIGTKFVSRWSELMCSLALRAVRTVSFDVGGGKQEVDIKRYARIEKVPGGQIEDSEVIDGVMVNKDITHPKMRRRIENPRILLLDCPLEYKKGESQTNIEISKEDDWNRILQIEEEQVKHMCEAILAFKPDVVITEKGVSDLAQHFLVKANVTALRRVRKTDNNRIARASGATIVNRVDDIQESDIGTGCGLFEIEKIGDEYFTFMRKCKSPKACTILLRGPSKDILNEIERNLQDAMSVARNVIFHPRLSPGGGATEMAVSVKLSQLARSVEGVQQWPYKAVADAMEVIPRTLAQNAGASPIRVLTSLRAKHVEGHNTWGLDGESGTLVDMKEYGVWEPEAVKLQSIKTAVESACLLLRVDDICSGKSAQQIASGGGGGEE, encoded by the exons ATGCAGGCTccggtggtggtgatga ACACCAATTCCGGTGAGCGCCAGGTTGGCCGGAAAGCACAGATGTCTAACATTACTGCGGCGAAGAC TGTTGCGGATATCATTCGGTCATGTCTCGGACCCAAGGcgatgttgaagatgttgcTTGACCCTATGGGTGGTATTGTTTTGACCAACGATGGCCACGCTATTCTGCGAGAGATCGAAGTGTCGCACCCCGCGGCCAAGAGCATGATTGAGCTCAGCCGTACCCAGGACGAGGAGGTCGGAGATGGTACCACAACGGTCATTATCCTAG CCGGTGAAATGCTCGCCCAGGCCATCCCCCAGCTCGAACGCAACATCCACCCCGTCGTCATTATCCAGGCTTTCAAGCGTGCCCTCGCCGATGCCCTTCAGATCGTGGAGGATGTCTCGACACCCGTCGATGTTCAAGATGACAAGGCCATGTACAGCCTCATCCAGTCCTCCATTGGAACCAAGTTTGTGTCCCGTTGGTCAGAACTCATGTGCAGCCTCGCTTTGCGCGCTGTGCGAACCGTCTCCTTCGATGTCGGCGGTGGAAAGCAGGAAGTTGACATCAAGCGCTACGCCCGTATCGAGAAGGTCCCAGGGGGTCAAATCGAGGACTCTGAGGTGATTGACGGTGTGATGGTCAACAAGGACATCACGCATCCCAAGATGCGTCGCAGAATCGAAAACCCCCGTATTCTTCTCCTGGATTGCCCCCTGGAGTACAAGAAGGGCGAGTCTCAAACCAACATTGAGATTTCCAAAGAGGATGACTGGAACCGAATTCTTCAGATTGAGGAGGAGCAGGTCAAGCACATGTGCGAGGCCATTCTGGCTTTCAAGCCTGACGTTGTTATTACCGAGAAGGGTGTTTCCG ATCTTGCACAGCACTTCCTGGTGAAGGCCAACGTCACAGCCCTCCGCCGTGTGCGAAAGACTGACAACAACCGTATTGCCCGTGCAAGCGGTGCCACCATCGTTAACCGTGTTGATGACATCCAGGAGTCCGATATCGGTACCGGGTGCGGACTGTTCGAGATTGAGAAGATTGGTGATGAGTACTTCACATTCATGCGCAAGTGCAAGTCCCCGAAGGCCTGCACAATTCTGCTGCGCGGCCCCTCGAAGGATATCCTAAACGAAATCGAGCGCAACTTGCAGGATGCCATGTCCGTTGCTCGCAACGTTATCTTCCACCCTCGTCTGTCTCCTGGTGGTGGTGCAACTGAGATGGCAGTCTCCGTGAAGCTCAGCCAGCTTGCCCGCTCCGTTGAGGGTGTTCAGCAGTGGCCATACAAGGCTGTTGCCGACGCGATGGAGGTCATTCCCCGTACATTGGCCCAGAACGCCGGCGCCAGCCCCATCCGTGTGCTTACCAGCCTCCGTGCCAAGCATGTCGAGGGTCACAACACCTGGGGTCTCGACGGCGAGTCTGGAACCTTGGTTGATATGAAGGAGTACGGCGTCTGGGAGCCCGAAGCCGTCAAGCTTCAGAGCATTAAGACGGCGGTCGAG TCCGCATGTCTCCTTCTCCGTGTCGACGACATCTGCAGCGGAAAGTCCGCTCAACAGATCGCCagcggcggcggtggtggcgAGGAATGA
- a CDS encoding Putative DUF1168 domain-containing protein, whose translation MSEPGPESIPTSADPRSKRPTKRRAVTPHSEVANEIQTLFKDPSKDLHLAEVQKPRTVASLSAPPEIVTNVQGSSAGAGSGEFHVYKASRRREFERLRMMQSEVDAEKNNEIWEKEREERKRKDDEKTEKNRRRREKKKNARGKKGSSDQNENAHVESSAIPGSMATMEDDQDGGALDGQVAQQEVPGVIIHDED comes from the coding sequence ATGTCTGAACCAGGCCCAGAATCCATCCCTACAAGCGCAGATCCACGCAGCAAGCGACCAACGAAACGGCGTGCCGTGACACCGCATTCCGAGGTCGCCAACGAGATCCAGACACTCTTCAAAGATCCAAGTAAAGACCTGCACCTAGCGGAAGTCCAGAAGCCACGCACCGTAGCGTCGCTCTCGGCACCGCCGGAGATAGTCACCAATGTGCAGGGATCATCGGCCGGTGCGGGCTCCGGCGAGTTCCATGTGTACAAGGCTAGTCGGCGGCGGGAGTTTGAACGACTGCGGATGATGCAGTCCGAGGTGGATGCCGAGAAGAATAATGAGATTTGGGAAAAGGAGCGGGAGGAGAGGAAGCGCAAGGATGATGAGAAGACGGAGAAGAATCGAAGGAggagggagaagaagaagaatgcaCGTGGCAAGAAGGGTAGTAGTGATCAGAACGAAAATGCTCATGTGGAGAGCTCAGCTATCCCAGGCTCGATGGCCACTATGGAAGACGACCAGGATGGAGGCGCCTTGGATGGCCAAGTGGCCCAGCAGGAAGTTCCTGGTGTGATTATCCATGATGAGGACTAG
- a CDS encoding PARP-type zinc finger-containing protein, translated as MPYRFEIAAQGRAGCKAPDCLKEKLKIVKGELRVGTWMDGKSFQAWYWRHWGCFTPKQIANLKNEITGLSVEPDFSRIDGFDEISEEVQEKIRKAIEEGHVEDDEWRGEVEYNRPGHVGMRKKTRKAKAKADESEEAEQSSAAKKHELTDSENVDEEPAKKKQIRGTKVADDDDDAIAGAAVADTESKKPKKRGPRAKKMPEDQAAAQPDVKIERKKPGRPPRKVSEDEGAEADTEMTTEPKKRDTRGKKITKDKSTSANVKPKKEATKHEATKHATRGKNVTTSAVNKESEEVDPTIEDQPTKKAPATRATRGKKVGKKDVSLAANDASSIDNETAVVIKPKKRATRATRGKNDVNTDVSPVKKGVSSADNETGPASGETKKSIPRVKAVNVTNAKNGVNTAKDDHSDEPTEKPKGTRGANNKTNANNAISENKPAADKVAETPDATKEKPKANGTDAANDKHANEPIEKPKRTRGASNKTIVDSATSENKPKPTRSRKPAAAKVTNESADQADKEPTETSTEKSVDGTAVKSDDAPENHSTETPDKPTVQLVEKSGEGPTEEPREPTLTEMKAETTNGDDF; from the exons ATGCCATACCGTTTTG AGATTGCTGCACAAGGCCGTGCTGGCTGCAAAGCCCCCGATTGTCTCAAAGAGAAGCTCAAGATCGTCAAGGGTGAACTCCGTGTCGGTACCTGGATGGATGGTAAGTCCTTCCAGGCCTGGTATTGGCGCCACTG GGGTTGCTTCACCCCGAAGCAAATTGCCAACCTCAAGAATGAAATCACCGGGCTGTCTGTTGAGCCTGATTTCTCTCGTATTGATGGCTTTGATGAGATCAGCGAGGAGGTCCAGGAGAAGATTCGCAAGGCCATCGAAGAGGGTCATGTCGAAGATGACGAATGGCGAGGT GAAGTTGAATACAACCGCCCTGGACATGTCGGCATGCGCAAGAAGACTCgcaaggccaaggccaaggccgaTGAG TCCGAGGAAGCTGAGCAGTCCTCTGCCGCCAAGAAGCATGAGCTGACCGACTCCGAGAATGTGGATGAGGAACcagccaagaagaagcaaatcCGTGGCACGAAAGTTgccgacgatgatgatgatgcaaTTGCGGGTGCCGCCGTTGCCGACACTGAGTCCAAGAAGCCCAAGAAGCGTGGTCCTCGCGCCAAGAAAATGCCTGAAGACCAAGCTGCCGCCCAACCTGATGTCAAGATCGAGCGTAAAAAGCCTGGCCGTCCCCCACGGAAGGTTTCTGAAGATGAAGGCGCCGAGGCTGACACTGAGATGACCACCGAGCCCAAGAAGCGTGATACCCGTGGCAAGAAGATCACTAAAGATAAAAGTACCTCTGCCAATGTCAAACCCAAGAAGGAAGCCACCAAGCATGAAGCCACCAAGCATGCCACTCGTGGTAAGAACGTCACTACCTCCGCTGTCAACAAGGAGTCTGAAGAGGTCGATCCTACAATTGAGGATCAGCCAACCAAGAAGGCGCCCGCAACCCGTGCAACACGTGGAAAAAAGGTTGGGAAGAAGGATGTTTCCCTCGCCGCCAATGACGCTTCATCTATCGATAACGAGACTGCTGTTGTAATCAAACCCAAGAAGCGTGCCACTCGTGCAACTCGTGGCAAGAATGATGTGAACACCGATGTTTCTCCCGTCAAGAAGGGTGTCTCCTCTGCCGACAACGAGACTGGCCCCGCCAGTGGCGAAACCAAGAAGTCTATCCCTCGTGTCAAGGCTGTCAATGTCACAAACGCCAAAAATGGCGTGAATACCGCTAAGGATGACCACTCTGATGAACCGACTGAGAAACCCAAGGGCACTCGTGGTGCCAACAACAAGACTAACGCCAACAATGCTATCTCTGAAAATAAGCCCGCTGCCGATAAAGTTGCTGAAACACCTGACGCTACCAAGGAGAAGCCCAAGGCCAATGGCACCGATGCTGCCAACGATAAGCACGCCAATGAACCAATTGAGAAGCCCAAGCGCACGCGCGGAGCCAGCAACAAGACTATCGTCGACAGTGCTACTTCTGAGAACAAGCCCAAGCCAACTCGCAGCCGCAAGCCAGCAGCCGCGAAGGTCACCAATGAGTCCGCTGACCAGGCTGACAAGGAGCCTACCGAGACTTCCACTGAGAAATCCGTTGACGGCACCGCCGTGAAGTCCGACGACGCCCCTGAGAATCATTCCACCGAAACTCCCGATAAGCCCACTGTCCAGCTTGTGGAGAAGTCTGGTGAGGGCCCTACCGAGGAGCCCCGTGAGCCAACTCTGACCGAAATGAAGGCAGAGACGACTAATGGCGATGACTTCTAA
- a CDS encoding Aldehyde dehydrogenase (AldH12), putative: protein MASFLTDKAAQEMVEELFMEGVSTTLGEQAMLTEVKAAPIVAKFMIASGLLGQFQSVDSVAMGKEQGEEDSKPKPTQDTANVGETGNTSQWPGARSAEVTSHQRTWRTTYAADEDDEAWRQDPNIFVFDLPE from the coding sequence ATGGCCTCGTTCCTAACGGATAAAGCAGCCcaggagatggtggaggaattgtttatggagggggtatcgacaacgcttggagaacaagcaatgttgacagaagtgaaggcagcgccgatcgtggcgaagttcatgatcgcatcgggactcttgggacagtttcagtcagtggactcggtcgccatgggcaaggagcagggggaggaggattcaaaaccgaaaccaacccaagacactgcgaatgttggagaaacagggaacacatcacagtggccgggcgccaggtctgccgaggtcacctcacaccaacgcacatggagaacaacgtacgctgccgacgaagacgacgaggCATGGCGCCAGGACCCGAACatattcgtgttcgacctgccggagtga
- a CDS encoding Reverse transcriptase, putative translates to MNELARGAREVLNAMENDGVGELYIINFVKAVEQFALNSPMGEKPQVQAMEKVQQALNRLDQRMENIEKATAAATAAAPSKVSSSAGVSPAELREDCEIIVKIRDSDTRETLRRRTPREIVEQAERTRETAARRKMSAPLGGGCYFVAAKVLPSGDVKMTVNSASGAELLRTHVEWLKAFGPAAHVRKPTWGVVARGIDTKTMQLTPESMGGLAKELIRQNSHSWGGSRDNVEILHLGWLIKPGKRREGSIVIEFTDPVVANHAITQGTLWQHQVHQTTRFCREGRSKLCLKCQKPGHVHSQCLNEYQCGHCAKGHPTWECPKQGDAEIKCANCGAGHRPTSDACEVKAAAKEEARLALANSPLYHRVPLHFRQKEATKGNATTFQPQGANQGLNTSTHAPQQQVTQGTASNRINPKRIPVPAPSEIRRMDESVGTERGKKQALNRRKEAGPALRTRSRTSGDNDLPTIPESAITASQSARSLRSQNQALARFIPNPERRPQQQATHKKRRITEPADVMEEDQEWEQQAVNCDTAETETDTNLTILS, encoded by the exons ATGAACGAGCTTGCTCGGGGCGCCAGAGAGGTGCTAAATGCCATGGAAAACGACGGCGTTGGTGAGTTATACATAATTAACTTCGTCAAGGCCGTCGAACAATTTGCACTGAACTCCCCGATGGGGGAGAAACCGCAGGTTCAAGCtatggaaaaggtgcaacaggcactcaaccgactcgaccagcgAATGGAAAACATTGAGAAAGCGACGGCAGCAGCGACAGCAGCAGCACC CAGCAAGGTTTCATCTTCCGCCGGGGTCTCACCGGCTGAGCTCCGCGAGGATTGCGAGATTATCGTTAAGATTCGGGATAGCGATACCCGCGAGACCCTCCGTCGTCGtacaccaagggagatcgtcgagcaaGCCGAGAGGACACGCGAAACGGCCGCGCGGAGAAAGATGAGTGCTCcgcttggcggcggttgtTACTTTGtagcggcgaaggttctcccctcCGGCGATGTAAAGATGACTGTTAACAGCGCTTCTGGTGCGGAGCTGCTACGTACGCATGTTGAATGGCTGAAGGCTTTCGGCCCGGCGGCACACGTACGAAAGCCGACGTGGGGAGTAGTCGCGCGCGGTATTGACACGAAGACGATGCAGCTGACACCGGAGTCAATGGGAGGCCTAGCGAAGGAGCTGATCCGGCAGAACAGCCATTCCTGGGGTGGTTCCCGGGATAATGTCGAAATACTACACCTCGGCTGGCTAATTAAGCCCGGTAAGCGTCGTGAGGGATCGATTGTGATTGAATTCACCGATCCGGTGGTAGCGAACCACGCAATCACACAAGGcacgctctggcagcaccaagtgcaccagacaACTCGCTTTTGCCGGGAGGGtcgttcgaaattatgcctaAAGTGTCAAAAACCAGGACACGTCCACTCGCAGTGTTTGAACGAGTACCAATGCGGCCACTGCGCGAAGGGacacccgacctgggagtgcCCAAAGCAAGGTGACGCTGAGATCAAATGCGCTAATTGTGGCGCAGGCCATCGGCCAACAAGTGACGCCTGCGAAGTGAAAGCGGCGGCGAAGGAAGAGGCGAGACTAGCGCTGGCTAATAGCCCTTTATACCACCGAGTACCGCTTCACTTCCGGCAAAAGGAGGCTACGAAGGGCAACGCCACCACCTTCCAGCCCCAAGGCGCTAATCAGGGACTCAACACCTCAACCCATGCGCCGCAGCAACAAGTCACACAGGGAACGGCATCGAATCGGATAAACCCTAAGCGCATCCCGGTCCCCGCCCCAAGCGAGATCCGGCGAATGGACGAGAGTGTCGGCACtgagagagggaaaaaacaAGCATTAAACCGGCGGAAAGAAGCCGGGCCCGCTTTGCGAAccagatcgagaacgtcgggGGACAACGACCTGCCGACTATCCCAGAATCTGCTATCACAGCGagccagtcggctcgctcGCTTCGGTCACAAAACCAGGCGCTAGCACGATTTATACCGAACCCAGAAAGACGACCACAACAGCAAGCCACGCACAAAAAGAGACGGATCACCGAGCCGGCCGACGTTATGGAGGAGGACCAGGAGTGGGAGCAGCAAGCAGTCAACTG CGATACTGCCGAGACTGAAACCGATACCAACCTCACGATCTTGTCGTaa
- a CDS encoding Reverse transcriptase, putative, giving the protein MVTSEGPKATKALTFSSLRHNFTSLAQRDGFKDQLRVHWIRGGIANKIDPKASQATRGHVHSQCLNEYQCGHCAKGHPTWECPKQGDAEIKCANCGAGHRPTSDACEVKAAAKEEARLALANSPLYHRVPLHFRQKEATKGNATTFQPQGANQGLNTSTHAPQQQVTQGTASNRINPKRIPVPAPSEIRRMDESVGTERGKKQALNRRKEAGPALRTRSRTSGDNDLPTIPESAITASQSARSLRSQNQALARFIPNPERRPQQQATHKKRRITEPADVMEEDQEWEQQAVNCDTAETETDTNLTILS; this is encoded by the exons ATGGTCACTTCTGAAGGACCCAAAGCAACAAAGGCATTGACCTTCTCCTCATTGCGGCATAACTTCACTAGCTTGGCTCAGCGCGATGGTTTCAAAGATCAGTTGCGTGTTCATTGGATTCGAGGAGGCATTGCCAACAAGATTGACC CCAAGGCTTCTCAGGCTACTCGCG GACACGTCCACTCGCAGTGTTTGAACGAGTACCAATGCGGCCACTGCGCGAAGGGacacccgacctgggagtgcCCAAAGCAAGGTGACGCTGAGATCAAATGCGCTAATTGTGGCGCAGGCCATCGGCCAACAAGTGACGCCTGCGAAGTGAAAGCGGCGGCGAAGGAAGAGGCGAGACTAGCGCTGGCTAATAGCCCTTTATACCACCGAGTACCGCTTCACTTCCGGCAAAAGGAGGCTACGAAGGGCAACGCCACCACCTTCCAGCCCCAAGGCGCTAATCAGGGACTCAACACCTCAACCCATGCGCCGCAGCAACAAGTCACACAGGGAACGGCATCGAATCGGATAAACCCTAAGCGCATCCCGGTCCCCGCCCCAAGCGAGATCCGGCGAATGGACGAGAGTGTCGGCACtgagagagggaaaaaacaAGCATTAAACCGGCGGAAAGAAGCCGGGCCCGCTTTGCGAAccagatcgagaacgtcgggGGACAACGACCTGCCGACTATCCCAGAATCTGCTATCACAGCGagccagtcggctcgctcGCTTCGGTCACAAAACCAGGCGCTAGCACGATTTATACCGAACCCAGAAAGACGACCACAACAGCAAGCCACGCACAAAAAGAGACGGATCACCGAGCCGGCCGACGTTATGGAGGAGGACCAGGAGTGGGAGCAGCAAGCAGTCAACTG CGATACTGCCGAGACTGAAACCGATACCAACCTCACGATCTTGTCGTaa